The proteins below are encoded in one region of Phyllopteryx taeniolatus isolate TA_2022b chromosome 11, UOR_Ptae_1.2, whole genome shotgun sequence:
- the eif2ak2 gene encoding interferon-induced, double-stranded RNA-activated protein kinase isoform X2 → MTLICVDNGQFVSRYCFLMDTENYVAKLNEYTQRTRSELKYEDVRTDGPDHIKTFAIRVVVNGEAYPEGVGNNRKEAKKNAAKYALESLMEEKEHASDASLGPVSQTVKNPVSWLYEYGHKIKMAVKIMDSIRPGSYEPFQCRFLVGDIKYPVATGTTKKEAKEEAAKLAYHEIYEVSLEEISAICDELRSLKAEEDGSVKTNFVGAINDYCQKTHRTLKFIEVARSGPSHNHIFYYKLVIDGKDYTVTAGNTIKEAKQNAAQSALSALENEDTEVLRSSRSTPSSRVSSPNLFGSLDAKLKNKIMTPPSVSGQFDESSPKFQGKSPDCKPRRKIAVHFPNAIGQQYVMSADFKDPENDREQKSQLASSRFKQDFNCITYINKGSFGCVFKAKHKLEGKYYAVKVVHCKEKSLREISALSELQHANIVRYYTCWMEDTAYECGSAEDSSSSQNSSERFLYIQMELCDNKTLRKWINDMNTQNGNPTQRREYTFAIVQQIVSGVTCIHDKMLIHRDLKPANILFGRNEMVKIGDFGLVTEENYNENRSINKGTRSYMAPEQKDKIDYDRKVDIFALGLIYFELLWFMATGAERGKLWDDVRNQKLPPGFSYLFPAEEEMIKLMLCLKPEDRPEASQLQTNLEEWAIALKLAKDRKTV, encoded by the exons ATGACGCTAATTTGTGTTGATAATGGTCAATTTGTTTCTAGATACTGTTTTTTGATGGATACTGAAAATTACGTAGCTAAATTGAACGAGTACACTCAGAGAACACGTTCGGAATTGAAGTACGAGGACGTCAGAACCGATGGCCCGGATCACATTAAAAc ATTTGCCATAAGAGTTGTAGTCAATGGCGAGGCATATCCAGAGGGCGTGGGAAACAATAGGAAAGAGGCCAAAAAGAACGCTGCCAAATATGCTTTAGAAAGTTTAATGGAAGAG AAGGAGCATGCATCAGATGCTTCTCTTGGACCAGTCAgtcaaacagtcaaaaatcccGTGTCCTGGCTCTATGAGTATGGCCACAAAATCAAGATGGCAGTCAAAATTATGGATTCCATAAGACCTGGATCGTACGAGCCTTTTCA ATGTAGATTTTTAGTTGGGGACATTAAGTATCCAGTTGCCACTGGGACAACAAAGAAGGAAGCTAAGGAAGAAGCTGCTAAGCTTGCATATCATGAGATATATGAAGTGTCACTG GAGGAAATTTCAGCGATCTG TGATGAACTACGAAGTTTGAAGGCTGAAGAAGATGGCTCTGTCAAGACCAATTTTGTCGGCGCTATCAACGACTACTGTCAGAAAACACACCGCACTCTAAAATTTATCGAAGTGGCGAGAAGCGGCCCATCTCATAACCATAT ATTTTACTACAAGTTAGTGATTGATGGCAAGGACTACACTGTGACTGCAGGAAATACTATCAAGGAAGCCAAGCAAAATGCTGCTCAGTCGGCCCTCTCTGCCCTTGAAAATGAAGACACTGAG GTCTTGCGGTCCTCCCGAAGTACACCAAGCAGCAGGGTGTCCTCTCCAAACTTGTT TGGATCCCTTGatgcaaaattaaaaaacaagatTATGACCCCCCCAAGTGTTTCGGGACAATTTGATGAGTCTTCTCCCAAGTTTCAG GGCAAAAGTCCAGACTGCAAGCCCAGAAGAAA AATTGCAGTACATTTTCCAAATGCAATTGGACAACag TACGTAATGAGTGCAGATTTCAAAGACCCTGAAAATGATcgtgagcaaaaatcacagttAGCCAGTTCaag GTTCAAACAGGACTTTAACTGTATAACATACATAAACAAAGGATCCTTTGGCTGCGTTTTCAAGGCAAAACACAAGCTTGAGGGAAAGTACTATGCTGTGAAGGTTGTCCACTGTAAAGA aaaatcTTTACGGGAAATATCAGCTTTATCAGAGCTTCAACACGCCAACATTGTAAGATACTACACATGTTGGATGGAAGATACTGCTTACGAATGTGGCAGTGCAGAGGACAGTTCCTCTTCCCA AAATTCTTCTGAAAGGTTCCTCTATATTCAGATGGAGCTATGTGACAACAAAACTCTCCGAAAGTGGATTAATGACATGAACACTCAGAATGGGAATCCTACACAAAGGAGGGAATACACTTTTGCCATTGTACAGCAAATTGTCTCAGGAGTCACATGCATTCATGACAAAATGTTAATCCACAGAGATTTGAAG CCTGCCAACATCCTGTTTGGGCGGAATGAAATGGTGAAGATTGGAGACTTTGGCCTCGTTACTGAGGAAAATTACAATGAGAACAGAAGCATTAACAAGGGAACCCGAAGTTATATGGCGCCTGAGCAG aAAGACAAGATTGATTACGACCGAAAAGTGGACATATTTGCTCtgggtttgatttattttgagcTCCTCTGGTTCATGGCTACCGGCGCTGAAAGGGGAAAG CTTTGGGATGATGTCAGAAACCAGAAACTCCCTCCAGGTTTTTCATACCTTTTCCCTGCAGAG gaaGAAATGATCAAGTTAATGCTTTGCTTGAAGCCAGAAGACCGGCCTGAAGCAAGTCAACTCCAGACCAACCTTGAGGAATGGGCTATTGCACTTAAACTTGCTAAAGACAGAAAGACCGTCTAA
- the eif2ak2 gene encoding interferon-induced, double-stranded RNA-activated protein kinase isoform X5, with protein sequence MAVKIMDSIRPGSYEPFQCRFLVGDIKYPVATGTTKKEAKEEAAKLAYHEIYEVSLSENEKTSGSSNHEKEEISAICDELRSLKAEEDGSVKTNFVGAINDYCQKTHRTLKFIEVARSGPSHNHIFYYKLVIDGKDYTVTAGNTIKEAKQNAAQSALSALENEDTEVLRSSRSTPSSRVSSPNLFGSLDAKLKNKIMTPPSVSGQFDESSPKFQGKSPDCKPRRKIAVHFPNAIGQQYVMSADFKDPENDREQKSQLASSRFKQDFNCITYINKGSFGCVFKAKHKLEGKYYAVKVVHCKEKSLREISALSELQHANIVRYYTCWMEDTAYECGSAEDSSSSQNSSERFLYIQMELCDNKTLRKWINDMNTQNGNPTQRREYTFAIVQQIVSGVTCIHDKMLIHRDLKPANILFGRNEMVKIGDFGLVTEENYNENRSINKGTRSYMAPEQKDKIDYDRKVDIFALGLIYFELLWFMATGAERGKLWDDVRNQKLPPGFSYLFPAEEEMIKLMLCLKPEDRPEASQLQTNLEEWAIALKLAKDRKTV encoded by the exons ATGGCAGTCAAAATTATGGATTCCATAAGACCTGGATCGTACGAGCCTTTTCA ATGTAGATTTTTAGTTGGGGACATTAAGTATCCAGTTGCCACTGGGACAACAAAGAAGGAAGCTAAGGAAGAAGCTGCTAAGCTTGCATATCATGAGATATATGAAGTGTCACTG agtGAAAATGAGAAAACCTCTGGTTCTTCAAATCATGAAAAGGAGGAAATTTCAGCGATCTG TGATGAACTACGAAGTTTGAAGGCTGAAGAAGATGGCTCTGTCAAGACCAATTTTGTCGGCGCTATCAACGACTACTGTCAGAAAACACACCGCACTCTAAAATTTATCGAAGTGGCGAGAAGCGGCCCATCTCATAACCATAT ATTTTACTACAAGTTAGTGATTGATGGCAAGGACTACACTGTGACTGCAGGAAATACTATCAAGGAAGCCAAGCAAAATGCTGCTCAGTCGGCCCTCTCTGCCCTTGAAAATGAAGACACTGAG GTCTTGCGGTCCTCCCGAAGTACACCAAGCAGCAGGGTGTCCTCTCCAAACTTGTT TGGATCCCTTGatgcaaaattaaaaaacaagatTATGACCCCCCCAAGTGTTTCGGGACAATTTGATGAGTCTTCTCCCAAGTTTCAG GGCAAAAGTCCAGACTGCAAGCCCAGAAGAAA AATTGCAGTACATTTTCCAAATGCAATTGGACAACag TACGTAATGAGTGCAGATTTCAAAGACCCTGAAAATGATcgtgagcaaaaatcacagttAGCCAGTTCaag GTTCAAACAGGACTTTAACTGTATAACATACATAAACAAAGGATCCTTTGGCTGCGTTTTCAAGGCAAAACACAAGCTTGAGGGAAAGTACTATGCTGTGAAGGTTGTCCACTGTAAAGA aaaatcTTTACGGGAAATATCAGCTTTATCAGAGCTTCAACACGCCAACATTGTAAGATACTACACATGTTGGATGGAAGATACTGCTTACGAATGTGGCAGTGCAGAGGACAGTTCCTCTTCCCA AAATTCTTCTGAAAGGTTCCTCTATATTCAGATGGAGCTATGTGACAACAAAACTCTCCGAAAGTGGATTAATGACATGAACACTCAGAATGGGAATCCTACACAAAGGAGGGAATACACTTTTGCCATTGTACAGCAAATTGTCTCAGGAGTCACATGCATTCATGACAAAATGTTAATCCACAGAGATTTGAAG CCTGCCAACATCCTGTTTGGGCGGAATGAAATGGTGAAGATTGGAGACTTTGGCCTCGTTACTGAGGAAAATTACAATGAGAACAGAAGCATTAACAAGGGAACCCGAAGTTATATGGCGCCTGAGCAG aAAGACAAGATTGATTACGACCGAAAAGTGGACATATTTGCTCtgggtttgatttattttgagcTCCTCTGGTTCATGGCTACCGGCGCTGAAAGGGGAAAG CTTTGGGATGATGTCAGAAACCAGAAACTCCCTCCAGGTTTTTCATACCTTTTCCCTGCAGAG gaaGAAATGATCAAGTTAATGCTTTGCTTGAAGCCAGAAGACCGGCCTGAAGCAAGTCAACTCCAGACCAACCTTGAGGAATGGGCTATTGCACTTAAACTTGCTAAAGACAGAAAGACCGTCTAA
- the eif2ak2 gene encoding interferon-induced, double-stranded RNA-activated protein kinase isoform X4 encodes MTLICVDNGQFVSRYCFLMDTENYVAKLNEYTQRTRSELKYEDVRTDGPDHIKTFAIRVVVNGEAYPEGVGNNRKEAKKNAAKYALESLMEEKEHASDASLGPVSQTVKNPVSWLYEYGHKIKMAVKIMDSIRPGSYEPFQCRFLVGDIKYPVATGTTKKEAKEEAAKLAYHEIYEVSLSENEKTSGSSNHEKEEISAICDELRSLKAEEDGSVKTNFVGAINDYCQKTHRTLKFIEVARSGPSHNHIFYYKLVIDGKDYTVTAGNTIKEAKQNAAQSALSALENEDTEVLRSSRSTPSSRVSSPNLFGSLDAKLKNKIMTPPSVSGQFDESSPKFQGKSPDCKPRRKIAVHFPNAIGQQYVMSADFKDPENDREQKSQLASSRFKQDFNCITYINKGSFGCVFKAKHKLEGKYYAVKVVHCKEKSLREISALSELQHANIVRYYTCWMEDTAYECGSAEDSSSSQNSSERFLYIQMELCDNKTLRKWINDMNTQNGNPTQRREYTFAIVQQIVSGVTCIHDKMLIHRDLKPANILFGRNEMVKIGDFGLVTEENYNENRSINKGTRSYMAPEQKDKIDYDRKVDIFALGLIYFELLWFMATGAERGKLWDDVRNQKLPPGFSYLFPAEK; translated from the exons ATGACGCTAATTTGTGTTGATAATGGTCAATTTGTTTCTAGATACTGTTTTTTGATGGATACTGAAAATTACGTAGCTAAATTGAACGAGTACACTCAGAGAACACGTTCGGAATTGAAGTACGAGGACGTCAGAACCGATGGCCCGGATCACATTAAAAc ATTTGCCATAAGAGTTGTAGTCAATGGCGAGGCATATCCAGAGGGCGTGGGAAACAATAGGAAAGAGGCCAAAAAGAACGCTGCCAAATATGCTTTAGAAAGTTTAATGGAAGAG AAGGAGCATGCATCAGATGCTTCTCTTGGACCAGTCAgtcaaacagtcaaaaatcccGTGTCCTGGCTCTATGAGTATGGCCACAAAATCAAGATGGCAGTCAAAATTATGGATTCCATAAGACCTGGATCGTACGAGCCTTTTCA ATGTAGATTTTTAGTTGGGGACATTAAGTATCCAGTTGCCACTGGGACAACAAAGAAGGAAGCTAAGGAAGAAGCTGCTAAGCTTGCATATCATGAGATATATGAAGTGTCACTG agtGAAAATGAGAAAACCTCTGGTTCTTCAAATCATGAAAAGGAGGAAATTTCAGCGATCTG TGATGAACTACGAAGTTTGAAGGCTGAAGAAGATGGCTCTGTCAAGACCAATTTTGTCGGCGCTATCAACGACTACTGTCAGAAAACACACCGCACTCTAAAATTTATCGAAGTGGCGAGAAGCGGCCCATCTCATAACCATAT ATTTTACTACAAGTTAGTGATTGATGGCAAGGACTACACTGTGACTGCAGGAAATACTATCAAGGAAGCCAAGCAAAATGCTGCTCAGTCGGCCCTCTCTGCCCTTGAAAATGAAGACACTGAG GTCTTGCGGTCCTCCCGAAGTACACCAAGCAGCAGGGTGTCCTCTCCAAACTTGTT TGGATCCCTTGatgcaaaattaaaaaacaagatTATGACCCCCCCAAGTGTTTCGGGACAATTTGATGAGTCTTCTCCCAAGTTTCAG GGCAAAAGTCCAGACTGCAAGCCCAGAAGAAA AATTGCAGTACATTTTCCAAATGCAATTGGACAACag TACGTAATGAGTGCAGATTTCAAAGACCCTGAAAATGATcgtgagcaaaaatcacagttAGCCAGTTCaag GTTCAAACAGGACTTTAACTGTATAACATACATAAACAAAGGATCCTTTGGCTGCGTTTTCAAGGCAAAACACAAGCTTGAGGGAAAGTACTATGCTGTGAAGGTTGTCCACTGTAAAGA aaaatcTTTACGGGAAATATCAGCTTTATCAGAGCTTCAACACGCCAACATTGTAAGATACTACACATGTTGGATGGAAGATACTGCTTACGAATGTGGCAGTGCAGAGGACAGTTCCTCTTCCCA AAATTCTTCTGAAAGGTTCCTCTATATTCAGATGGAGCTATGTGACAACAAAACTCTCCGAAAGTGGATTAATGACATGAACACTCAGAATGGGAATCCTACACAAAGGAGGGAATACACTTTTGCCATTGTACAGCAAATTGTCTCAGGAGTCACATGCATTCATGACAAAATGTTAATCCACAGAGATTTGAAG CCTGCCAACATCCTGTTTGGGCGGAATGAAATGGTGAAGATTGGAGACTTTGGCCTCGTTACTGAGGAAAATTACAATGAGAACAGAAGCATTAACAAGGGAACCCGAAGTTATATGGCGCCTGAGCAG aAAGACAAGATTGATTACGACCGAAAAGTGGACATATTTGCTCtgggtttgatttattttgagcTCCTCTGGTTCATGGCTACCGGCGCTGAAAGGGGAAAG CTTTGGGATGATGTCAGAAACCAGAAACTCCCTCCAGGTTTTTCATACCTTTTCCCTGCAGAG AAATGA
- the eif2ak2 gene encoding interferon-induced, double-stranded RNA-activated protein kinase isoform X3: protein MDTENYVAKLNEYTQRTRSELKYEDVRTDGPDHIKTFAIRVVVNGEAYPEGVGNNRKEAKKNAAKYALESLMEEKEHASDASLGPVSQTVKNPVSWLYEYGHKIKMAVKIMDSIRPGSYEPFQCRFLVGDIKYPVATGTTKKEAKEEAAKLAYHEIYEVSLSENEKTSGSSNHEKEEISAICDELRSLKAEEDGSVKTNFVGAINDYCQKTHRTLKFIEVARSGPSHNHIFYYKLVIDGKDYTVTAGNTIKEAKQNAAQSALSALENEDTEVLRSSRSTPSSRVSSPNLFGSLDAKLKNKIMTPPSVSGQFDESSPKFQGKSPDCKPRRKIAVHFPNAIGQQYVMSADFKDPENDREQKSQLASSRFKQDFNCITYINKGSFGCVFKAKHKLEGKYYAVKVVHCKEKSLREISALSELQHANIVRYYTCWMEDTAYECGSAEDSSSSQNSSERFLYIQMELCDNKTLRKWINDMNTQNGNPTQRREYTFAIVQQIVSGVTCIHDKMLIHRDLKPANILFGRNEMVKIGDFGLVTEENYNENRSINKGTRSYMAPEQKDKIDYDRKVDIFALGLIYFELLWFMATGAERGKLWDDVRNQKLPPGFSYLFPAEEEMIKLMLCLKPEDRPEASQLQTNLEEWAIALKLAKDRKTV, encoded by the exons ATGGATACTGAAAATTACGTAGCTAAATTGAACGAGTACACTCAGAGAACACGTTCGGAATTGAAGTACGAGGACGTCAGAACCGATGGCCCGGATCACATTAAAAc ATTTGCCATAAGAGTTGTAGTCAATGGCGAGGCATATCCAGAGGGCGTGGGAAACAATAGGAAAGAGGCCAAAAAGAACGCTGCCAAATATGCTTTAGAAAGTTTAATGGAAGAG AAGGAGCATGCATCAGATGCTTCTCTTGGACCAGTCAgtcaaacagtcaaaaatcccGTGTCCTGGCTCTATGAGTATGGCCACAAAATCAAGATGGCAGTCAAAATTATGGATTCCATAAGACCTGGATCGTACGAGCCTTTTCA ATGTAGATTTTTAGTTGGGGACATTAAGTATCCAGTTGCCACTGGGACAACAAAGAAGGAAGCTAAGGAAGAAGCTGCTAAGCTTGCATATCATGAGATATATGAAGTGTCACTG agtGAAAATGAGAAAACCTCTGGTTCTTCAAATCATGAAAAGGAGGAAATTTCAGCGATCTG TGATGAACTACGAAGTTTGAAGGCTGAAGAAGATGGCTCTGTCAAGACCAATTTTGTCGGCGCTATCAACGACTACTGTCAGAAAACACACCGCACTCTAAAATTTATCGAAGTGGCGAGAAGCGGCCCATCTCATAACCATAT ATTTTACTACAAGTTAGTGATTGATGGCAAGGACTACACTGTGACTGCAGGAAATACTATCAAGGAAGCCAAGCAAAATGCTGCTCAGTCGGCCCTCTCTGCCCTTGAAAATGAAGACACTGAG GTCTTGCGGTCCTCCCGAAGTACACCAAGCAGCAGGGTGTCCTCTCCAAACTTGTT TGGATCCCTTGatgcaaaattaaaaaacaagatTATGACCCCCCCAAGTGTTTCGGGACAATTTGATGAGTCTTCTCCCAAGTTTCAG GGCAAAAGTCCAGACTGCAAGCCCAGAAGAAA AATTGCAGTACATTTTCCAAATGCAATTGGACAACag TACGTAATGAGTGCAGATTTCAAAGACCCTGAAAATGATcgtgagcaaaaatcacagttAGCCAGTTCaag GTTCAAACAGGACTTTAACTGTATAACATACATAAACAAAGGATCCTTTGGCTGCGTTTTCAAGGCAAAACACAAGCTTGAGGGAAAGTACTATGCTGTGAAGGTTGTCCACTGTAAAGA aaaatcTTTACGGGAAATATCAGCTTTATCAGAGCTTCAACACGCCAACATTGTAAGATACTACACATGTTGGATGGAAGATACTGCTTACGAATGTGGCAGTGCAGAGGACAGTTCCTCTTCCCA AAATTCTTCTGAAAGGTTCCTCTATATTCAGATGGAGCTATGTGACAACAAAACTCTCCGAAAGTGGATTAATGACATGAACACTCAGAATGGGAATCCTACACAAAGGAGGGAATACACTTTTGCCATTGTACAGCAAATTGTCTCAGGAGTCACATGCATTCATGACAAAATGTTAATCCACAGAGATTTGAAG CCTGCCAACATCCTGTTTGGGCGGAATGAAATGGTGAAGATTGGAGACTTTGGCCTCGTTACTGAGGAAAATTACAATGAGAACAGAAGCATTAACAAGGGAACCCGAAGTTATATGGCGCCTGAGCAG aAAGACAAGATTGATTACGACCGAAAAGTGGACATATTTGCTCtgggtttgatttattttgagcTCCTCTGGTTCATGGCTACCGGCGCTGAAAGGGGAAAG CTTTGGGATGATGTCAGAAACCAGAAACTCCCTCCAGGTTTTTCATACCTTTTCCCTGCAGAG gaaGAAATGATCAAGTTAATGCTTTGCTTGAAGCCAGAAGACCGGCCTGAAGCAAGTCAACTCCAGACCAACCTTGAGGAATGGGCTATTGCACTTAAACTTGCTAAAGACAGAAAGACCGTCTAA
- the eif2ak2 gene encoding interferon-induced, double-stranded RNA-activated protein kinase isoform X1, whose product MTLICVDNGQFVSRYCFLMDTENYVAKLNEYTQRTRSELKYEDVRTDGPDHIKTFAIRVVVNGEAYPEGVGNNRKEAKKNAAKYALESLMEEKEHASDASLGPVSQTVKNPVSWLYEYGHKIKMAVKIMDSIRPGSYEPFQCRFLVGDIKYPVATGTTKKEAKEEAAKLAYHEIYEVSLSENEKTSGSSNHEKEEISAICDELRSLKAEEDGSVKTNFVGAINDYCQKTHRTLKFIEVARSGPSHNHIFYYKLVIDGKDYTVTAGNTIKEAKQNAAQSALSALENEDTEVLRSSRSTPSSRVSSPNLFGSLDAKLKNKIMTPPSVSGQFDESSPKFQGKSPDCKPRRKIAVHFPNAIGQQYVMSADFKDPENDREQKSQLASSRFKQDFNCITYINKGSFGCVFKAKHKLEGKYYAVKVVHCKEKSLREISALSELQHANIVRYYTCWMEDTAYECGSAEDSSSSQNSSERFLYIQMELCDNKTLRKWINDMNTQNGNPTQRREYTFAIVQQIVSGVTCIHDKMLIHRDLKPANILFGRNEMVKIGDFGLVTEENYNENRSINKGTRSYMAPEQKDKIDYDRKVDIFALGLIYFELLWFMATGAERGKLWDDVRNQKLPPGFSYLFPAEEEMIKLMLCLKPEDRPEASQLQTNLEEWAIALKLAKDRKTV is encoded by the exons ATGACGCTAATTTGTGTTGATAATGGTCAATTTGTTTCTAGATACTGTTTTTTGATGGATACTGAAAATTACGTAGCTAAATTGAACGAGTACACTCAGAGAACACGTTCGGAATTGAAGTACGAGGACGTCAGAACCGATGGCCCGGATCACATTAAAAc ATTTGCCATAAGAGTTGTAGTCAATGGCGAGGCATATCCAGAGGGCGTGGGAAACAATAGGAAAGAGGCCAAAAAGAACGCTGCCAAATATGCTTTAGAAAGTTTAATGGAAGAG AAGGAGCATGCATCAGATGCTTCTCTTGGACCAGTCAgtcaaacagtcaaaaatcccGTGTCCTGGCTCTATGAGTATGGCCACAAAATCAAGATGGCAGTCAAAATTATGGATTCCATAAGACCTGGATCGTACGAGCCTTTTCA ATGTAGATTTTTAGTTGGGGACATTAAGTATCCAGTTGCCACTGGGACAACAAAGAAGGAAGCTAAGGAAGAAGCTGCTAAGCTTGCATATCATGAGATATATGAAGTGTCACTG agtGAAAATGAGAAAACCTCTGGTTCTTCAAATCATGAAAAGGAGGAAATTTCAGCGATCTG TGATGAACTACGAAGTTTGAAGGCTGAAGAAGATGGCTCTGTCAAGACCAATTTTGTCGGCGCTATCAACGACTACTGTCAGAAAACACACCGCACTCTAAAATTTATCGAAGTGGCGAGAAGCGGCCCATCTCATAACCATAT ATTTTACTACAAGTTAGTGATTGATGGCAAGGACTACACTGTGACTGCAGGAAATACTATCAAGGAAGCCAAGCAAAATGCTGCTCAGTCGGCCCTCTCTGCCCTTGAAAATGAAGACACTGAG GTCTTGCGGTCCTCCCGAAGTACACCAAGCAGCAGGGTGTCCTCTCCAAACTTGTT TGGATCCCTTGatgcaaaattaaaaaacaagatTATGACCCCCCCAAGTGTTTCGGGACAATTTGATGAGTCTTCTCCCAAGTTTCAG GGCAAAAGTCCAGACTGCAAGCCCAGAAGAAA AATTGCAGTACATTTTCCAAATGCAATTGGACAACag TACGTAATGAGTGCAGATTTCAAAGACCCTGAAAATGATcgtgagcaaaaatcacagttAGCCAGTTCaag GTTCAAACAGGACTTTAACTGTATAACATACATAAACAAAGGATCCTTTGGCTGCGTTTTCAAGGCAAAACACAAGCTTGAGGGAAAGTACTATGCTGTGAAGGTTGTCCACTGTAAAGA aaaatcTTTACGGGAAATATCAGCTTTATCAGAGCTTCAACACGCCAACATTGTAAGATACTACACATGTTGGATGGAAGATACTGCTTACGAATGTGGCAGTGCAGAGGACAGTTCCTCTTCCCA AAATTCTTCTGAAAGGTTCCTCTATATTCAGATGGAGCTATGTGACAACAAAACTCTCCGAAAGTGGATTAATGACATGAACACTCAGAATGGGAATCCTACACAAAGGAGGGAATACACTTTTGCCATTGTACAGCAAATTGTCTCAGGAGTCACATGCATTCATGACAAAATGTTAATCCACAGAGATTTGAAG CCTGCCAACATCCTGTTTGGGCGGAATGAAATGGTGAAGATTGGAGACTTTGGCCTCGTTACTGAGGAAAATTACAATGAGAACAGAAGCATTAACAAGGGAACCCGAAGTTATATGGCGCCTGAGCAG aAAGACAAGATTGATTACGACCGAAAAGTGGACATATTTGCTCtgggtttgatttattttgagcTCCTCTGGTTCATGGCTACCGGCGCTGAAAGGGGAAAG CTTTGGGATGATGTCAGAAACCAGAAACTCCCTCCAGGTTTTTCATACCTTTTCCCTGCAGAG gaaGAAATGATCAAGTTAATGCTTTGCTTGAAGCCAGAAGACCGGCCTGAAGCAAGTCAACTCCAGACCAACCTTGAGGAATGGGCTATTGCACTTAAACTTGCTAAAGACAGAAAGACCGTCTAA